In Benincasa hispida cultivar B227 chromosome 8, ASM972705v1, whole genome shotgun sequence, the sequence TATACATCTTTTCACAATATGAAAATCCTAATTTAAGCTGAAAAgtaaatatacatatacatcttCTCAAAATATGAAAATCCAATTTTAAGCTGAAAGATAAATCTAGAACTGACAGGCAATAATGATTGAAGAAGTACAAAGAACATGATATTATTCTGAAAAGAAGATATGCCGGCCACGAATGTAATAGTAGTTTTGTAAAGAGGTATAATAGTCATTAGTTAGTTTGAACTTTGAATTAAGTTTACAAATAGTGGGGCTTGGGGGATAAAGGCGGATGGGCAAACATTAGAGAAAAGGAGTGCGGGAGAGACAGCCCCCTAAAAAGCCAATCAACAAACTAGGCTTGGCTAATAATTTTCTACTCAGTACATCAATAATGCTGAATAACATTTGCAGtgaaaaaagaattataataaaatagatGACTTCTTAAGGAACTTCGAATCCCAACCATTACAAACATCAGGTCTACATTTAATGGAAGAgacaacaaaaaaagaaaaaaggatgaTCGGAAAAATTCCACAATTAGTCACCAAAAAGACCTTTGCTTTGAAGAATAAGAGAAGAATAAGAGACCAATTACCAATTCCCCCCCACCAAGTATGAAAACCCTCACAAATCTCTACAATTAAAGGCATACGATAGAAGCAATGAAAGACAataagaaataataaatatgatgcACACTTGTTGTTCGCCTGCTAGGCACAAGACTTCATCTTCTGCCTTCTTTTGCTCCAAAGTGGCCCTTTCATtctgataaaagaaaaaaggaaaaaggagcTCATATTAGAAAATTATAACTTTTTGTCCCCCCGTCAAGGAGGTGTATTCTTTAGAGTAGACTCTCAACAAGAGTATCCAACAAAGCGATCAATTAATAGAGCTATAATTTAAATGCTTCAAAATGGAAAACACGATGGAGGATACTTTGGGTACTCAGCAGAAATTTATACAGCTAGAAGCATGACATAGCGCAATATTGAAAGCTGGAAATGTTGCATTTAAGTATGTTGAATTAAAAATTGTAAGATGGTACCAGGTCTTCAAATatcatgcaaaatttcaaaatttatagccTGACCTTTTAAGTCCAAGTTACAGATTCTCCAACAAAATACACATCTTTGAAGGGTAAAAGCTCTAGAACTGAAGGACGCCAAAATGATTCTAAGAAAACTTCACAAGACGAGATAAGACAGAAGTTTGAGTACCATTTTCTTCTCCTGATACAACTTTCTTCTCTCATTATCATTTTTAGCCTCACGATTAAGCAGCTGATGTTCACCTTGCTGAAGTTCCTTCTTCTGATCTTTCAATTGTAGTTTAACCTTTTCATGTTCTGAGACAATATGTTTAAAATGATCCCGTGCATCCTCCTGCATTCTTCTAATTTCTAGAGAggtgaaacaaaaaaataaagagaaagtAAGCTATGGAAAGATACAATGGCCAAGAAGCAAATATTTGTGCACATAATCACAGTATCATCTACcaaagaaaatgaaatcttACTGTCATTGTAAATTTTAACTGTCTCATCCATTTGTTCCATCatattattcaaggatgcattAGTCTCTAGCACCTTGTGAGCGATCTCTTTAAGATGTAGATTTTTAGTTTCCAATGTACTGGCCAAGTTTGAGACAAGCTTTAATGCTTTACTGTTATCTTCAGCCTCTTTACCCGATACAGTTTTCAGGTCCCCATTCTTCCGCAGATAATccccaaatatattttttgaatagtAATCATCGTCCCTTGCCACCCAACCATACAATTCCTTTCCCCGGTCCCTTGAAACATTATAGTCCTTCTTCCCATGATGATTAACTTCAAAGCTATTTTCAAACAATATGGCATTTCTAAAACCATCCCAGTCCTTGTTAAACTCAACAATTGCATATCCAGAATGACCAAAGCGGTTCCACAAAGGATGAACCTTCAAAGGGTTAAAACCTTGTCTAATAAATTCATCTCTAAGTTTGGAACCACTTTCCCCAACATGTCGTCCAGCATGTATCTCAGTTTGTATGTTTGCCACAATAGCCATCCAAGGCCAGACAAAGAACTGATCATGATCATAACACCGCTCCTTGCGGACTGGTTGAGGTTGATCCCCTATATGAGAGTGGTTCTGGACTTCAAGTTTATTCTTAGGTTTAGGTTGGTCACGATCATGATGCTGCTCCTTGCAAACAGGTTGAGGTTGAACGTGGTCATAATGATGCTCCTTGAGGACAGATTGAGGTCGATCACGATCATAACGCTGCTCCTTGAGGACAGATTGAGGTCGATCACGATCATAACGCTGCTCCTTGAGNCTTGAGGACAGATTGAGGTCGATCACGATCATAACGCTGCTCCTTGAGGACAGATTGAGGTCGATCACGATCATAACGCTGCTCCTTGAGGACAGGTTGAGGTCGAACACGACCATGACCCTGGCCCTTCAGGATAGGTTGAGGTCGATCACGACCATGACCCTGGCCCTTCAGGATAGGTTGAGGTTGATTCCTATCATAACGCTGCTCCTTACGGATAGGTTGAGGTCGATCACAATCATAATACTGCTCCTTGTAGACAGGTTGAGATTGATCACGATCATAATGCTGCTCCTTGTAGACAGGCTGAGATTGATCACGATTGTAACGCTGCTCCTTTCGGACAGCTTGAGATTGATAACGATCATGGCGCTGCTCTTTGTGGACAGGTTGAGGCTGATCACAATCATCACGCTGCTGATTGCGGACAGATTGACGTTGATCCTCATGACAAAAATACTTATTCATATACCTCTCCAAAGCTAAGTGTTTTGCTCTTTCCTTTGTGCTCCAGCTCTGTGAGCTTCTCCCTGCATCAGAAGCGTGTAGGAGAAGGTCCTTGAATTGCAAGTCCTCCTTCCCACTCCTCCCATGACAGAACGGACATCTGTACCTAGAACCAGAAGCTTTAATTCTTATGAGACCCTGTTTCAGATCCGCATAATAAAAATCTTGATACTTCTTCAAACTATCAGTCTCAGATTCTTTTTTTGAGCCAAGAGACATCTTGGACCTAGAAAAATCAGAGAAGGTTAGTATAGACAACTGGTAAACCAAAACAATGGTAGTCAAATACTGTGAGTAGAATATTCGGGATTCAAGAAGTTACAAGATTAGACTTACAGGATAATCAAAAACTATATATGAACTTTATTtggtaaaataataatcaatttgaaagtaataaaataaagttgccaATTAGGAGAAAAGGATTTACAACTCACAAGTGGTAACTCCAATAGTTTCTCAGCAATCAAACATCATAATGCTGATTACACTAAATCAAGAACAGGCCAACTGTTTGAGACAAAATGAGAACGACTCATTTCAGTAATCGGTCAAAATAATTGTAAGTGGGAGGCATTCAAtgtaaatatttcaatattttctttagCATGATTACTAAACGAGATATTGAAACAAAATGAGAATGATTCATTCCAATAAACGGAGACAACTACTAGAGGAAGGCATTCAATATAGACGTTGAGCATATACAACTTGTATTTCTCTTGTTGGTTTATTACAATCGTGAAACGATAAACGAAATTAGTTCCGAGCATCCTTCAACAATCATTCACTAATAACCAATCAATCAAACAGAACGGCAACACGAAACAGAGAAGCGTCAAAGGAGAAATGAGCAATACAGTCTATATTGAAATGCAGCATGCAGGTACTAAAACGATTCATGTCCTATTGTCGTACCGATCCCGTAGTAACAACAGGAAGTTTTCAGTGAGTCTCCGGTGGCTCAGAGGGTGGAGGGAAGCATTGAGAAGGCCATAACTGAGGGAAATTTAGGATCCTGATAAGAAGGCAAAGGAAAACGGGAGAGAAGGCGGAGAGAAGGCGAAGAGGAGGGTTTTCTTGTGAAGAAAGCAAGAAACAAATGATCTCCGACTCTGCACTGCTGACAGTGGTAGTCCTCCGCCGAACGAGAGAAGATTTTCCGATTTTCGTAATTCaaatccttttttctttttaattattattattatattatttttggtaaaattacattttttagtCTCcagatttttttgaaaaatttatgtGCGTTTGGTCGAACTTTAAAATGTTTCtcgagttttcaaaaataggGTTATTTAATTCACTAAGCTTTTAAATCCACGTTTCTTACCCCCTGGAGTCttgaagtaatttttttaaagtaatcatataatatttaaaattagaaaaataattttagagagaataaaaattgatatttttaaatataaaaaaatgagtccatttatatacaaatttaacaaaatattattatctaTTAGTAGAGATGTCTATGAGGTGGAGATCAAGTCTCCAcggaaaatttttcttttctttatttttctaataattttttatttcagtCACATATATTTTCTTAACAATTCCTTAAACATTTTCAatacaattttcatttaaacaaaatattataaattttaattttttttaataaataatgataaaaatagggttgggggaaatatttttaaaaataggtgttTTGGGAAAGTATGGATAGATTTAGGGTAGTGAAATCGTATACCCGATACATGATTTCCATGTAACATTTAATCCACGTCAGCTGACTGGTTGACCGGTCAAGCGaactcgtgtacccggtacacgattcgcttataaatttttttccttttttttttaaagttaattgttaaaacttaattccttcattgttgcttataatttttttttaaattgttaaacttaattctttc encodes:
- the LOC120083517 gene encoding factor of DNA methylation 4-like gives rise to the protein MSLGSKKESETDSLKKYQDFYYADLKQGLIRIKASGSRYRCPFCHGRSGKEDLQFKDLLLHASDAGRSSQSWSTKERAKHLALERYMNKYFCHEDQRQSVRNQQRDDCDQPQPVHKEQRHDRYQSQAVRKEQRYNRDQSQPVYKEQHYDRDQSQPVYKEQYYDCDRPQPIRKXLKEQRYDRDRPQSVLKEQRYDRDRPQSVLKEHHYDHVQPQPVCKEQHHDRDQPKPKNKLEVQNHSHIGDQPQPVRKERCYDHDQFFVWPWMAIVANIQTEIHAGRHVGESGSKLRDEFIRQGFNPLKVHPLWNRFGHSGYAIVEFNKDWDGFRNAILFENSFEVNHHGKKDYNVSRDRGKELYGWVARDDDYYSKNIFGDYLRKNGDLKTVSGKEAEDNSKALKLVSNLASTLETKNLHLKEIAHKVLETNASLNNMMEQMDETVKIYNDKIRRMQEDARDHFKHIVSEHEKVKLQLKDQKKELQQGEHQLLNREAKNDNERRKLYQEKKMNERATLEQKKAEDEVLCLAGEQQKEKEKLHKKIIVLEQKLDARQALELEIERLKGSLEVMKHMGEDGDDDAKKKMDQIQQDLNEKEEEFEYFQNINQNLIIKERRTNDEVQDARKELINVYAGSSTRAFIGVKRMGDLDSKPFCTATKLKYVKEEAEEKAVELCSHWEDQLCDPSWHPFRIIEDNAGQAKEIIDENDVMLKNLKNEYGDEVHRVVVTALMEMNEYNPSGRYTVMELWNFKEGRKATLKEGVAHILKQWKLHKRRRT